TTTTTTCTTTTTTAGAATTTCACTATCAATTATTTTCTTGAGTTCTTCCAGTTCCGTTTGCGACAAATTGGTTTCTTTGGTAAAGAAGGAAGCCCAAACTTTTATCTAGAAAGGAGATAAAAGTTTAGTTTTTTTAGTCTATGTTACTATCAACTATTTAGTTCAGATTGGTCTTGTGTTTTTATCTTTACAAATTGTAACTTCTAATTTTTCTCCACTGAATTTCTTGTGCGAGTTTTTTAAGTTTTTTTCGAAATAATTATGTGTGTAAAAATTATATTGGTAAGGCTGTGGGAATTTCTTGCTTCTTGCATTTTTTGAAACGCTACTACCTTGAAAAAAAGCAATTTCACTAGGTTTAAAATTGTTTAATGCTTTATTGGATTGGTGAACCCCATCTATCCAAATAGCGTATTTTTTAGGATCTTTAAAGTTTTCTAATTCTTGACTTGTTGGTGATTTTTTTTCAAAGCCAGTTGGCACATAGAAAAAAACTCTTTTCTTGTACTCTTCACTTATGTCTTCATATTTGCTGTCAATTTTCTTGTTTTTTACAAGATCATGAATGACCACTCTAACTCCAGCGAAGTATTCATCTTTTCGGGAATCGTTACTTGCTGTAAATTTAGTTTTGGTGGTAACTTGTGCAATGTTTTTTACTTGAGCAATAGTTTTGAAACAAAACAAGAAAAATAGTCCAGATAGAACAGGTATCAAAATAATTTTCTTCGCAATTGATTTTGAGTTTGATGTGGTTTTAGTCATCATAAGTAATCGTTTTTTAGTTATTAAATAGTTCAAATTACTGGCCAAGTAAAAAGTTGGGTTCGCGTTTGCCTTTGAAAGCAACAAAGATTGGTAAGACGGAACATCGTTATAGGAATCCACTACTTTCTCATCGGCGAGAAATTCGTGGTTGAGTTGAATGGCTTTTTTGTAAAAAATAAAAATAGGGTTAAACCAAAAAACGGTTTTCAATACTTCGATAAACAAAATATCCAAAGTATGTTTTTGAGTCACATGCGTAAGCTCGTGGGTGTACAATTCGGCTTCAACTTCACGGTTGTTGTATTCCGTTTCGTTGATGAAAATCGTATTCAAGAACGTATGCGGTAACGTTTTTTCGGGAACCAAAATCAGTTTGGCATTTTGGTATGAAATCGGGGTATTAGACTTCATTTTTTTTGAAATCTGCACTACATTACGCAGAAATCGAAACCCTAAAACGACTGTGACTACCCCATACAAACCCCAAAGCGCTATGGCAAAATAGTTCGTCTCTTCCACTACAACGGCAGTTGTTGGTAGGATTTGGATATTTCCGGGTGTTACTGTGGGTTGTGCAATTTCCTGAACAACTTCAATAGTTATAAACGGAATCACCATTGAAAAAACCAAAGCAAACAACAAGTAAAACCTATTGAAACGGTGCATTTTTTCCTTTTCTAGCAACAAGTGATACACTCCTAAAAGCACCACAAGGCTGAGGGTCGATTTGATTAGAAAGTCGGTCATTTTTTCTTTTTTAGAATTTCACTGTCAATTATTTTCTTTAGTTCTTCCAGTTCCGTTTGCGACAAATTGGTTTCTTTAGTAAAGAAAGAAGCAAATTGTGATGCCGAATTATTGAAAAAGTTACTAATCAATCCGTTAACGTGTTTCGAGAAATAGTCGGTTTTCTTGACCAAAGGATAATATTCTCTTGAGTTTCCAAATTCGCGGTACGCAACAAATTGCTTGTCAATCATGCGTTTTAGCAAAGTGGCAACCGTTGTGGTAGCAGGTTTTGGCTCTGGATAAGCTTCGAGTAAATCTTTCATGAAGGCTTTTTCGAGTTGCCAAAGGTGTTCCATGAGTTGTTCTTCGGCGTTGGTCAGCTGTTGCATGTGTATTTTTTAATTGGTGTATGTTTCTTGAACGGGTATTCCTTTTTCGTAGATTTTGGTGCCT
This portion of the Flavobacterium sp. CECT 9288 genome encodes:
- a CDS encoding BlaI/MecI/CopY family transcriptional regulator, whose protein sequence is MQQLTNAEEQLMEHLWQLEKAFMKDLLEAYPEPKPATTTVATLLKRMIDKQFVAYREFGNSREYYPLVKKTDYFSKHVNGLISNFFNNSASQFASFFTKETNLSQTELEELKKIIDSEILKKKK
- a CDS encoding M56 family metallopeptidase yields the protein MTDFLIKSTLSLVVLLGVYHLLLEKEKMHRFNRFYLLFALVFSMVIPFITIEVVQEIAQPTVTPGNIQILPTTAVVVEETNYFAIALWGLYGVVTVVLGFRFLRNVVQISKKMKSNTPISYQNAKLILVPEKTLPHTFLNTIFINETEYNNREVEAELYTHELTHVTQKHTLDILFIEVLKTVFWFNPIFIFYKKAIQLNHEFLADEKVVDSYNDVPSYQSLLLSKANANPTFYLASNLNYLITKKRLLMMTKTTSNSKSIAKKIILIPVLSGLFFLFCFKTIAQVKNIAQVTTKTKFTASNDSRKDEYFAGVRVVIHDLVKNKKIDSKYEDISEEYKKRVFFYVPTGFEKKSPTSQELENFKDPKKYAIWIDGVHQSNKALNNFKPSEIAFFQGSSVSKNARSKKFPQPYQYNFYTHNYFEKNLKNSHKKFSGEKLEVTICKDKNTRPI